One part of the Arabidopsis thaliana chromosome 1 sequence genome encodes these proteins:
- a CDS encoding S-adenosyl-L-methionine-dependent methyltransferases superfamily protein (S-adenosyl-L-methionine-dependent methyltransferases superfamily protein; CONTAINS InterPro DOMAIN/s: Protein of unknown function DUF248, methyltransferase putative (InterPro:IPR004159); BEST Arabidopsis thaliana protein match is: S-adenosyl-L-methionine-dependent methyltransferases superfamily protein (TAIR:AT4G19120.2); Has 1070 Blast hits to 1059 proteins in 86 species: Archae - 5; Bacteria - 108; Metazoa - 0; Fungi - 3; Plants - 946; Viruses - 0; Other Eukaryotes - 8 (source: NCBI BLink).): MKSGKQSSQPEKGTSRILSLTVLFIAFCGFSFYLGGIFCSERDKIVAKDVTRTTTKAVASPKEPTATPIQIKSVSFPECGSEFQDYTPCTDPKRWKKYGVHRLSFLERHCPPVYEKNECLIPPPDGYKPPIRWPKSREQCWYRNVPYDWINKQKSNQHWLKKEGDKFHFPGGGTMFPRGVSHYVDLMQDLIPEMKDGTVRTAIDTGCGVASWGGDLLDRGILSLSLAPRDNHEAQVQFALERGIPAILGIISTQRLPFPSNAFDMAHCSRCLIPWTEFGGIYLLEIHRIVRPGGFWVLSGPPVNYNRRWRGWNTTMEDQKSDYNKLQSLLTSMCFKKYAQKDDIAVWQKLSDKSCYDKIAKNMEAYPPKCDDSIEPDSAWYTPLRPCVVAPTPKVKKSGLGSIPKWPERLHVAPERIGDVHGGSANSLKHDDGKWKNRVKHYKKVLPALGTDKIRNVMDMNTVYGGFSAALIEDPIWVMNVVSSYSANSLPVVFDRGLIGTYHDWCEAFSTYPRTYDLLHLDSLFTLESHRCEMKYILLEMDRILRPSGYVIIRESSYFMDAITTLAKGIRWSCRREETEYAVKSEKILVCQKKLWFSSNQTS, translated from the exons ATGAAGAGCGGGAAGCAATCTTCGCAACCTGAAAAGGGTACTTCCAGGATCTTGTCACTGACTGTCCTGTTTATCGCATTTTGCGGTTTCTCCTTCTACCTCGGTGGTATATTTTGCTCTGAGAGAGACAAGATTGTAGCCAAGGATGTCACAAGGACGACTACAAAGGCTGTAGCTTCCCCTAAAGAACCTACAGCTACTCctattcaaatcaaatccGTTTCTTTCCCGGAGTGCGGGTCAGAGTTCCAAGATTACACCCCGTGCACCGATCCAAAG AGGTGGAAGAAGTATGGTGTCCATCGCTTAAGTTTCTTGGAGCGTCATTGTCCTCCGGTATATGAAAAGAATGAGTGTTTGATTCCACCACCAGACGGGTATAAACCGCCTATAAGATGGCCCAAGAGCCGAGAACAGTGTTGGTACAGGAACGTGCCTTATGATTGGATCAATAAGCAAAAGTCTAACCAGCATTGGCTTAAGAAAGAAGGAGATAAGTTCCATTTCCCTGGTGGTGGTACCATGTTCCCTCGTGGAGTTAGTCACTATGTTGATTTGATGCAAGATCTGATTCCTGAAATGAAAGACGGAACAGTCAGGACCGCCATTGATACTGGCTGTGGG GTTGCGAGCTGGGGAGGCGATCTTTTGGACCGTGGGATACTATCACTCTCTCTTGCTCCAAGAGATAACCATGAAGCTCAGGTTCAATTTGCTCTTGAACGTGGAATTCCTGCGATTCTCGGGATCATCTCTACGCAACGTCTCCCTTTTCCTTCAAATGCATTTGATATGGCTCATTGTTCAAGATGTCTTATTCCCTGGACAGAATTTG GTGGAATCTATTTACTTGAGATTCACCGTATAGTTCGACCTGGAGGTTTTTGGGTTCTTTCTGGTCCACCTGTGAACTATAATAGACGATGGCGTGGATGGAACACAACCATGGAAGATCAGAAATCTGACTACAACAAGCTTCAGTCACTTCTAACCTCCATGTGTTTCAAAAAGTACGCTCAAAAAGATGACATAGCCGTGTGGCAGAAACTCTCAGACAAATCTTGCTATGACAAAATCGCTAAGAACATGGAAGCTTACCCTCCCAAATGTGACGACAGTATAGAACCTGATTCTGCTTGGTACACTCCACTCCGTCCTTGCGTGGTTGCCCCGACACCTAAAGTCAAGAAGTCTGGTCTCGGATCAATCCCAAAATGGCCCGAGAGGTTACATGTCGCGCCCGAGAGAATCGGTGATGTTCACGGAGGGAGTGCGAACAGTTTGAAACACGATGATGGTAAATGGAAGAACAGAGTTAAGCATTACAAGAAAGTTTTACCAGCTCTTGGGACAGACAAGATAAGAAATGTTATGGATATGAACACTGTTTATGGAGGTTTCTCTGCGGCCCTCATTGAGGATCCCATTTGGGTCATGAACGTTGTATCATCGTACAGCGCAAATTCGCTTCCTGTTGTCTTTGATCGCGGTCTCATCGGGACTTACCACGACTG GTGCGAAGCTTTCTCAACGTATCCAAGAACATATGATCTTCTTCACCTCGACAGTCTTTTTACCTTGGAGAGTCACAG GTGTGAGATGAAGTACATTTTGCTAGAGATGGACAGGATCTTGCGGCCGAGTGGATATGTTATAATCCGAGAATCGAGTTATTTCATGGACGCAATCACAACGTTAGCGAAAGGGATAAGGTGGAGTTGCCGGAGAGAGGAGACTGAGTATGCAGTCAAAAGTGAGAAGATTCTGGTTTGCCAGAAAAAGCTATGGTTTTCGTCAAACCAAACCTCTTGA
- the AT-IE gene encoding histidine biosynthesis bifunctional protein (HISIE) (AT-IE; FUNCTIONS IN: phosphoribosyl-AMP cyclohydrolase activity, phosphoribosyl-ATP diphosphatase activity; INVOLVED IN: histidine biosynthetic process; LOCATED IN: chloroplast; EXPRESSED IN: 22 plant structures; EXPRESSED DURING: 13 growth stages; CONTAINS InterPro DOMAIN/s: Phosphoribosyl-AMP cyclohydrolase (InterPro:IPR002496), Phosphoribosyl-ATP pyrophosphohydrolase (InterPro:IPR008179), Phosphoribosyl-ATP pyrophosphohydrolase-like (InterPro:IPR021130); Has 8084 Blast hits to 8082 proteins in 2164 species: Archae - 247; Bacteria - 4946; Metazoa - 2; Fungi - 173; Plants - 52; Viruses - 0; Other Eukaryotes - 2664 (source: NCBI BLink).): protein MAVSYNALAQSLARSSCFIPKPYSFRDTKLRSRSNVVFACNDNKNIALQAKVDNLLDRIKWDDKGLAVAIAQNVDTGAVLMQGFVNREALSTTISSRKATFFSRSRSTLWTKGETSNNFINILDVYVDCDRDSIIYLGTPDGPTCHTGEETCYYTSVFDQLNNDEASGNKLALTTLYSLESIISKRKEESTVPQEGKPSWTRRLLTDDALLCSKIREEADELCRTLEDNEEVSRTPSEMADVLYHAMVLLSKRGVKMEDVLEVLRKRFSQSGIEEKQNRTK from the exons ATGGCGGTATCGTACAATGCATTAGCTCAGTCTTTAGCGAGAAGTAGCTGCTTCATCCCCAAACCTTATTCCTTTAGAGATACTAAGCTGAGAAGCAGATCCAATGTCGTATTCGCGTGCAATGATAATAAGAACATTGCTCTTCAAGCTAAG GTAGATAACTTGTTGGACCGCATTAAATGGGATGACAAAGGATTAGCTGTGGCAATAGCACAAAACGTTGATACGGGAGCAGTATTGATGCAAGGCTTTGTTAATAGGGAGGCCCTCTCCACAACCATCAGTTCTCGGAAAGCTACATTCTTTAGTCGATCAAGATCTACCTTATGGACTAAGGGAGAGACATCCAATAACTTCATCAATATTCTTGATGTGTATGTTGATTGTGATCGTGATTCG ATTATTTACCTTGGAACACCTGATGGACCTACCTGTCACACAGGGGAAGAGACTTGTTACTACACATCGGTTTTTGATCAATTAAACAATGATGAG GCTTCAGGAAACAAGCTAGCATTAACAACATTGTACTCGCTAGAATCAATCATTTCCAAGCGGAAAGAAGAATCAACAGTTCCTCAAGAAGGTAAACCATCATGGACTCGACGGTTGTTGACGGATGACGCTCTGCTTTGCTCAAAGATCAG GGAAGAAGCTGACGAGTTATGCAGAACACTGGAGGATAATGAGGAAGTTTCAAGAACACCATCAGAGATGGCTGATGTTTTATACCACGCAATGGTGCTTCTATCTAAAAGGGGTGTGAAGATGGAAGATGTTCTTGAAGTTCTTAGGAAACGCTTCTCTCAATCTGGAATCGAGGAGAAGCAAAACCGTACAAAGTAA
- the AT-IE gene encoding histidine biosynthesis bifunctional protein (HISIE), with protein MQGFVNREALSTTISSRKATFFSRSRSTLWTKGETSNNFINILDVYVDCDRDSIIYLGTPDGPTCHTGEETCYYTSVFDQLNNDEASGNKLALTTLYSLESIISKRKEESTVPQEGKPSWTRRLLTDDALLCSKIREEADELCRTLEDNEEVSRTPSEMADVLYHAMVLLSKRGVKMEDVLEVLRKRFSQSGIEEKQNRTK; from the exons ATGCAAGGCTTTGTTAATAGGGAGGCCCTCTCCACAACCATCAGTTCTCGGAAAGCTACATTCTTTAGTCGATCAAGATCTACCTTATGGACTAAGGGAGAGACATCCAATAACTTCATCAATATTCTTGATGTGTATGTTGATTGTGATCGTGATTCG ATTATTTACCTTGGAACACCTGATGGACCTACCTGTCACACAGGGGAAGAGACTTGTTACTACACATCGGTTTTTGATCAATTAAACAATGATGAG GCTTCAGGAAACAAGCTAGCATTAACAACATTGTACTCGCTAGAATCAATCATTTCCAAGCGGAAAGAAGAATCAACAGTTCCTCAAGAAGGTAAACCATCATGGACTCGACGGTTGTTGACGGATGACGCTCTGCTTTGCTCAAAGATCAG GGAAGAAGCTGACGAGTTATGCAGAACACTGGAGGATAATGAGGAAGTTTCAAGAACACCATCAGAGATGGCTGATGTTTTATACCACGCAATGGTGCTTCTATCTAAAAGGGGTGTGAAGATGGAAGATGTTCTTGAAGTTCTTAGGAAACGCTTCTCTCAATCTGGAATCGAGGAGAAGCAAAACCGTACAAAGTAA
- the AT-IE gene encoding histidine biosynthesis bifunctional protein (HISIE), whose product MAVSYNALAQSLARSSCFIPKPYSFRDTKLRSRSNVVFACNDNKNIALQAKVDNLLDRIKWDDKGLAVAIAQNVDTGAVLMQGFVNREALSTTISSRKATFFSRSRSTLWTKGETSNNFINILDVYVDCDRDSIIYLGTPDGPTCHTGEETCYYTSVFDQLNNDEASGNKLALTTLYSLESIISKRKEESTVPQEGKPSWTRRLLTDDALLCSKIRYFVGYLYN is encoded by the exons ATGGCGGTATCGTACAATGCATTAGCTCAGTCTTTAGCGAGAAGTAGCTGCTTCATCCCCAAACCTTATTCCTTTAGAGATACTAAGCTGAGAAGCAGATCCAATGTCGTATTCGCGTGCAATGATAATAAGAACATTGCTCTTCAAGCTAAG GTAGATAACTTGTTGGACCGCATTAAATGGGATGACAAAGGATTAGCTGTGGCAATAGCACAAAACGTTGATACGGGAGCAGTATTGATGCAAGGCTTTGTTAATAGGGAGGCCCTCTCCACAACCATCAGTTCTCGGAAAGCTACATTCTTTAGTCGATCAAGATCTACCTTATGGACTAAGGGAGAGACATCCAATAACTTCATCAATATTCTTGATGTGTATGTTGATTGTGATCGTGATTCG ATTATTTACCTTGGAACACCTGATGGACCTACCTGTCACACAGGGGAAGAGACTTGTTACTACACATCGGTTTTTGATCAATTAAACAATGATGAG GCTTCAGGAAACAAGCTAGCATTAACAACATTGTACTCGCTAGAATCAATCATTTCCAAGCGGAAAGAAGAATCAACAGTTCCTCAAGAAGGTAAACCATCATGGACTCGACGGTTGTTGACGGATGACGCTCTGCTTTGCTCAAAGATCAGGTACTTTGTCGGTTATCTGTATAATTGA
- a CDS encoding pre-mRNA-splicing factor of RES complex protein (unknown protein; FUNCTIONS IN: molecular_function unknown; INVOLVED IN: biological_process unknown; LOCATED IN: cytosol, nucleus; EXPRESSED IN: 25 plant structures; EXPRESSED DURING: 15 growth stages; CONTAINS InterPro DOMAIN/s: Protein of unknown function DUF2050, pre-mRNA-splicing factor (InterPro:IPR018609); Has 35333 Blast hits to 34131 proteins in 2444 species: Archae - 798; Bacteria - 22429; Metazoa - 974; Fungi - 991; Plants - 531; Viruses - 0; Other Eukaryotes - 9610 (source: NCBI BLink).), whose amino-acid sequence MAGNQSLKDYLKKYESSDVVEKKKKKKKQKKPSKPEPRGVLVVDEDPVWQKQVDPEEDENEDDSAEETPLVDEDIEVKRMRRLEEIKARRAHNAIAEDGSGWVTLPLNREDTQSNISPPRRQRTRNDSPSPEPGPRRSVADRVDTDMSPPRRRKRHNSPSPEPNRKHTKPVSLDSDMSPPRKRKARNDSPSPEPEAKYLSEDLSPPRRRHVHSPSRESSRKRSDSVELDDDLSPPRRKRDLHGSPVSDVKKKSNDLSPPRRRRYHSPSPEPARRSSKSFGSNADLSPPGRNINMKDSQDSDLSPQRKAADLRRSSENVSRSSNFDSSPPRRPRRDSSPPQISKEQRKTGLISGKDIGSEYRKKKEDEKLRFKNMDSELTGQNAEAVFRDKITGKRISKEEYLKSKQKKVIEKPKEIKLEWGKGLAQKREAEARLQELELEKDKPFARTRDDPELDQMMKERVRFGDPMAHLVKKRKYETTLVDLGDDEEMKKSGFIIPQSVPKHSWLTRRLEAASNRYGIKPGRHWDGVDRSNGTEKDLIKKTNERKATEIEAYLWSVADM is encoded by the exons ATGGCAGGAAACCAATCTTTAAAAGATTACTTGAAGAAGTATGAAAGTAGTGATgttgtagagaagaagaagaagaagaagaagcagaagaagccATCTAAACCTGAACCAAGAGGTGTTTTAGTTGTCGACGAAGATCCAGTTTGGCAAAAGCAGGTTGATCCTGAAGAGGACGAAAACGAAGATGATTCAGCAG AGGAAACACCTCTGGTTGATGAAGACATTGAAGTTAAGCGAATGAGGAGGTTGGAGGAAATTAAGGCAAGGCGTGCTCATAATGCCATTGCTGAGGATGGAAGTGGGTGGGTAACGTTACCTCTAAACCGTGAAGACACACAATCTAATATTTCTCCTCCACGTAGACAAAGGACTCGTAATGACTCGCCCTCTCCTGAGCCTGGGCCTAGACGGTCGGTTGCGGATAGAGTTGATACAGATATGTCACCACCACGACGGAGAAAACGTCACAATTCGCCTTCACCTGAACCTAACAGAAAACATACCAAGCCTGTTAGTTTGGATTCAGATATGTCACCACCTCGCAAAAGAAAAGCCAGGAATGATTCGCCTTCACCAGAACCTGAAGCTAAATATCTGAGTGAAGATCTATCTCCTCCTCGTAGGAGACATGTTCATTCTCCATCGCGTGAATCTAGCAGAAAGCGTTCAGATTCTGTTGAGTTGGACGATGATTTATCTCCGCCTCGCAGGAAAAGAGATTTACATGGTTCACCTGTCTCAGATgtaaaaaagaagagcaatGATCTATCTCCTccacggagaagaagatatcatTCTCCATCACCTGAACCAGCTAGAAGGtcttcaaaatcttttggCTCGAATGCTGATTTATCTCCACCCGGCCGGAATATAAATATGAAGGATTCTCAAGACTCAGATCTTTCGCCTCAAAGAAAAGCCGCAGATTTGCGACGTTCTTCTGAAAATGTGTCCAGGAGTTCCAATTTTGATAGCTCTCCCCCAAGGAGACCACGCAGAGATTCATCACCTCCTCAAATAAGCAAGGAGCAACGAAAGACCGGATTGATTAGTGGCAAAGACATTGGAAGTGAATATcgaaagaaaaaggaggatGAAAAATTGAG GTTTAAAAATATGGATTCCGAGCTAACTGGTCAAAACGCAGAAGCAGTGTTCCGTGACAAGATCACAG GGAAGCGTATATCAAAGGAGGAATATCTTAAATCGAAGCAAAAAAAAGTGATAGAGAAGCCAAAG GAGATAAAACTGGAATGGGGCAAAGGTTTAGCTCAGAAGCGTGAAGCTGAAGCTAGACTACAAGAACTTGAGCTTGAGAAGGATAAGCCATTTGCTCGGACAAG GGATGATCCGGAGCTTGATCAAATGATGAAGGAAAGAGTTAGATTTGGAGATCCAATGGCTCATTTGGTCAAG AAAAGAAAGTACGAGACAACTCTTGTGGATCTAGGAGACGATGAGGAGATGAAAAAATCTGGGTTCATTATACCACAAAGTGTGCCTAAACATAGTTGGTTGACGAGACGGTTGGAAGCTGCATCAAACCGGTATGGGATTAAACCGGGTAGACACTGGGATGGGGTCGACCGTAGTAACG GAACTGAGAAGGATCTGATTAAGAAGACCAATGAGAGGAAAGCAACGGAAATAGAGGCTTATCTCTGGTCCGTTGCAGACATGTGA
- the BRX gene encoding DZC (Disease resistance/zinc finger/chromosome condensation-like region) domain containing protein: MSEKAENNSKKRPKMFSCIACTKADGGEEVEHGARGGTTPNTKEAVKSLTIQIKDMALKFSGAYKQCKPCTGSSSSPLKKGHRSFPDYDNASEGVPYPFMGGSAGSTPAWDFTNSSHHPAGRLESKFTSIYGNDRESISAQSCDVVLDDDGPKEWMAQVEPGVHITFASLPTGGNDLKRIRFSREMFDKWQAQRWWGENYDKIVELYNVQRFNRQALQTPARSDDQSQRDSTYSKMDSARESKDWTPRHNFRPPGSVPHHFYGGSSNYGPGSYHGGPPMDAARTTTSSRDDPPSMSNASEMQAEWIEEDEPGVYITIRQLSDGTRELRRVRFSRERFGEVHAKTWWEQNRERIQTQYL, from the exons AT GTCTGAAAAGGCAGAGAACAACTCAAAAAAGAGaccaaaaatgttttcttgcaTAGCTTGTACCAAAGCAGACGGAGGTGAAGAAGTCGAACATGGAGCGCGTGGAGGCACCACTCCCAATACTAAAGAAGCCGTCAAAAGCCTAACCATTCag ATTAAAGATATGGCTTTGAAATTCTCTGGTGCTTATAAACAATGCAAGCCATGCACTGGTTCCTCTAGTAGTCCCTTGAAGAAAGGACATAGATCATTTCCGGATTATGACAATGCCTCTGAAGGTGTTCCATACCCTTTCATGGGTGGAAGTGCTGGTTCAACTCCTGCTTGGGACTTCACAAACTCCTCTCATCATCCAGCTGGACGGTTAGAATCAAAGTTCACTTCAATATATGGAAATGATCGAGAATCTATCTCTGCACAGTCTTGTGATGTTGTACTGGATGATGATGGACCAAAAGAGTGGATGGCTCAAGTAGAACCTGGTGTTCATATCACATTTGCTTCTCTTCCCACTGGAGGAAATGATCTCAAACGGATCCGTTTCAG CCGAGAGATGTTTGATAAGTGGCAAGCTCAACGGTGGTGGGGTGAGAACTATGACAAGATCGTTGAGCTTTACAATGTACAGAGATTTAACCGCCAAGCTCTCCAAACGCCTGCAAGATCCGACGATCAG TCACAGAGAGATTCAACGTACTCAAAGATGGATTCAGCAAGAGAAAGCAAAGACTGGACTCCAAGACACAATTTCAGACCTCCAGGATCTGTCCCGCATCACTTTTATGGCGGCTCTAGCAACTATGGACCAGGAAGTTATCATGGAGGACCACCGATGGATGCAGCAAGAACCACAACTTCTTCCAGAGATGATCCACCTTCCATGAGCAATGCTAGTGAAATGCAAGCTGAGTGGATTGAAGAGGACGAGCCTGGTGTTTACATTACCATCAGACAATTATCAGATGGGACTAGAGAGCTACGTCGAGTCAGATTCAG CCGGGAACGGTTTGGGGAAGTGCATGCAAAGACATGGTGGGAGCAGAACAGAGAGAGAATACAAACACAGTACCTCTAA
- the BRX gene encoding DZC (Disease resistance/zinc finger/chromosome condensation-like region) domain containing protein (BREVIS RADIX (BRX); CONTAINS InterPro DOMAIN/s: Disease resistance/zinc finger/chromosome condensation-like region (InterPro:IPR013591); BEST Arabidopsis thaliana protein match is: BREVIS RADIX-like 1 (TAIR:AT2G35600.1); Has 707 Blast hits to 407 proteins in 27 species: Archae - 0; Bacteria - 0; Metazoa - 2; Fungi - 0; Plants - 705; Viruses - 0; Other Eukaryotes - 0 (source: NCBI BLink).) has translation MFSCIACTKADGGEEVEHGARGGTTPNTKEAVKSLTIQIKDMALKFSGAYKQCKPCTGSSSSPLKKGHRSFPDYDNASEGVPYPFMGGSAGSTPAWDFTNSSHHPAGRLESKFTSIYGNDRESISAQSCDVVLDDDGPKEWMAQVEPGVHITFASLPTGGNDLKRIRFSREMFDKWQAQRWWGENYDKIVELYNVQRFNRQALQTPARSDDQSQRDSTYSKMDSARESKDWTPRHNFRPPGSVPHHFYGGSSNYGPGSYHGGPPMDAARTTTSSRDDPPSMSNASEMQAEWIEEDEPGVYITIRQLSDGTRELRRVRFSRERFGEVHAKTWWEQNRERIQTQYL, from the exons atgttttcttgcaTAGCTTGTACCAAAGCAGACGGAGGTGAAGAAGTCGAACATGGAGCGCGTGGAGGCACCACTCCCAATACTAAAGAAGCCGTCAAAAGCCTAACCATTCag ATTAAAGATATGGCTTTGAAATTCTCTGGTGCTTATAAACAATGCAAGCCATGCACTGGTTCCTCTAGTAGTCCCTTGAAGAAAGGACATAGATCATTTCCGGATTATGACAATGCCTCTGAAGGTGTTCCATACCCTTTCATGGGTGGAAGTGCTGGTTCAACTCCTGCTTGGGACTTCACAAACTCCTCTCATCATCCAGCTGGACGGTTAGAATCAAAGTTCACTTCAATATATGGAAATGATCGAGAATCTATCTCTGCACAGTCTTGTGATGTTGTACTGGATGATGATGGACCAAAAGAGTGGATGGCTCAAGTAGAACCTGGTGTTCATATCACATTTGCTTCTCTTCCCACTGGAGGAAATGATCTCAAACGGATCCGTTTCAG CCGAGAGATGTTTGATAAGTGGCAAGCTCAACGGTGGTGGGGTGAGAACTATGACAAGATCGTTGAGCTTTACAATGTACAGAGATTTAACCGCCAAGCTCTCCAAACGCCTGCAAGATCCGACGATCAG TCACAGAGAGATTCAACGTACTCAAAGATGGATTCAGCAAGAGAAAGCAAAGACTGGACTCCAAGACACAATTTCAGACCTCCAGGATCTGTCCCGCATCACTTTTATGGCGGCTCTAGCAACTATGGACCAGGAAGTTATCATGGAGGACCACCGATGGATGCAGCAAGAACCACAACTTCTTCCAGAGATGATCCACCTTCCATGAGCAATGCTAGTGAAATGCAAGCTGAGTGGATTGAAGAGGACGAGCCTGGTGTTTACATTACCATCAGACAATTATCAGATGGGACTAGAGAGCTACGTCGAGTCAGATTCAG CCGGGAACGGTTTGGGGAAGTGCATGCAAAGACATGGTGGGAGCAGAACAGAGAGAGAATACAAACACAGTACCTCTAA